One genomic region from uncultured Cohaesibacter sp. encodes:
- a CDS encoding DUF192 domain-containing protein, with the protein MQMRKSQFSLQSLILLSLIVYAGLAIWLSAHAHSAQIPETIPEDEVGAFLSDETHLIIKSGQTNHAFKVELALDESSRMKGLMYRTKLANRNGMLFDFDKTEPVYMWMKNTYISLDMIFVEPDGRIHHIVKATTPLSESVIGSAGPVRYVLEVPKGTTDKLDIKVGDELLHQLFTPKLSK; encoded by the coding sequence ATGCAAATGCGCAAAAGCCAGTTTTCACTCCAGTCACTGATCCTGCTTAGTCTGATTGTTTATGCTGGCTTGGCCATTTGGCTATCGGCACACGCCCACTCAGCACAGATTCCAGAAACGATACCAGAAGATGAAGTCGGGGCCTTTTTATCCGATGAAACCCATCTCATCATAAAAAGCGGGCAGACGAACCACGCCTTCAAGGTGGAATTGGCGCTCGATGAATCCAGCCGTATGAAAGGGCTTATGTATCGCACAAAGCTTGCAAATAGAAATGGTATGCTCTTCGATTTTGATAAGACCGAACCCGTCTATATGTGGATGAAGAATACCTATATATCCCTTGATATGATCTTCGTGGAACCTGACGGTCGCATCCACCATATCGTCAAGGCTACCACGCCGCTTTCGGAATCCGTCATCGGCTCCGCAGGGCCGGTTCGATATGTTCTTGAAGTTCCGAAAGGAACCACAGACAAGCTTGATATCAAAGTGGGTGACGAACTGCTTCATCAATTGTTCACACCCAAATTATCAAAATAG
- a CDS encoding ETC complex I subunit, whose translation MTKARIFKPSKNAMQSGQATSHDWHLTFEPASARKIDPLMGHMSSADTRQQINLSFPSKEAAIAYAERENIDYLVLKPKERKRIVKAYSDNFATARVEGNWTH comes from the coding sequence ATGACAAAGGCGAGAATTTTCAAACCCTCGAAAAATGCCATGCAGTCCGGTCAGGCAACCAGTCATGACTGGCATTTGACTTTTGAACCTGCATCTGCCCGAAAGATCGACCCGCTTATGGGCCACATGTCATCCGCGGATACACGTCAGCAGATCAATTTGTCGTTTCCCTCCAAAGAAGCCGCAATAGCGTATGCTGAACGTGAGAATATCGATTATCTGGTCCTGAAGCCCAAAGAGCGCAAAAGAATAGTCAAAGCCTATTCCGACAATTTTGCCACCGCGCGCGTTGAGGGAAACTGGACACACTAA
- a CDS encoding glycosyltransferase family 39 protein — MSDFGPFSVDPNSPPGYQTTGPQKPEVDWITSLSDSIEHHLSSLCSSRTKAFIALMLFALVCFLPGFNSIPPVDRDEARFAQASKQMMETGDYVDIRFQDETRYKKPVGIYWLQVASVKATGQDWDAPIWAYRIPSLAGALLSVGLTFLVGMRMGSVRSGFLAGLGMAAAILLGVEARLAKTDAMLLATILAVQWLLWEMYDLRSGLSKGKGALLWIALAFGVLIKGPIILMVSIMTIIILSIRERSVGWLKGSGWKYGLPLFLVITIPWFLAIGIKTDWAFYMDSIGKDMMAKVASGKESHGAPPGTYLAASIGTFWPISVFFILSVVWIWKQRAQRTVFFALAWLLPTWIIFELVPTKLPHYVLPAMPALAILMAEALEARATSWASLWGRIVSLLIPIVAVILGLGAPIGLIFIEGIINPAAFGLGLVAAGLGLLSYAVLTRGRVMAAFTLACLTAPVLYLSLHGTIFPQLRSVWISNQLQESVNMVKPCESVEVASAGYSEPSLVFLIGTDTLLTNGKGAADFVKEAGCRLAIVEQQQQPAFLDALGDRRGDFEQAATVEGYKLNGGKWQSFGLYRYKM, encoded by the coding sequence ATGTCAGATTTTGGCCCATTTTCTGTCGATCCGAACAGTCCTCCCGGCTATCAGACCACGGGTCCGCAAAAGCCTGAAGTGGACTGGATTACATCCCTAAGCGATTCCATTGAGCATCATCTGTCATCGCTTTGCTCTTCGCGCACCAAGGCCTTCATAGCACTGATGCTGTTTGCGCTCGTTTGTTTTCTCCCCGGCTTCAATTCCATTCCGCCAGTTGATCGTGATGAAGCGCGCTTTGCGCAGGCCTCAAAACAGATGATGGAAACCGGTGACTATGTCGACATCCGATTTCAGGATGAAACACGCTACAAAAAACCGGTCGGCATCTATTGGCTGCAAGTGGCCAGCGTCAAGGCGACAGGACAGGACTGGGACGCCCCGATTTGGGCCTACCGCATTCCGTCGCTTGCCGGAGCCTTGCTCAGCGTTGGCTTGACCTTCCTTGTCGGCATGCGCATGGGATCTGTGCGCAGCGGCTTTCTCGCCGGCCTTGGTATGGCCGCAGCCATATTGCTGGGAGTCGAAGCGCGGCTGGCCAAAACAGACGCCATGTTGCTCGCTACAATTCTGGCCGTGCAATGGCTCCTTTGGGAGATGTATGACCTACGGAGTGGCTTGAGCAAAGGGAAGGGCGCCTTGCTCTGGATCGCTCTTGCCTTCGGTGTTTTGATCAAAGGGCCGATCATCCTGATGGTCAGCATTATGACCATAATCATTCTGTCCATTCGAGAGCGGTCTGTTGGCTGGTTGAAGGGCTCAGGCTGGAAATATGGCCTCCCGCTGTTCCTTGTCATAACCATTCCGTGGTTTCTGGCAATCGGCATCAAAACCGATTGGGCCTTCTACATGGATTCCATCGGCAAGGACATGATGGCCAAGGTCGCCTCCGGCAAAGAATCCCATGGCGCACCTCCGGGCACCTATCTTGCGGCCAGCATCGGCACTTTCTGGCCTATCTCCGTCTTTTTCATTTTGTCCGTCGTCTGGATCTGGAAACAACGGGCGCAGCGGACGGTATTCTTTGCTTTGGCTTGGCTCTTGCCCACTTGGATCATTTTCGAACTCGTTCCGACAAAGCTGCCACACTATGTGTTGCCCGCGATGCCTGCGCTTGCCATTCTTATGGCAGAAGCGCTTGAGGCCCGCGCCACCAGTTGGGCGAGCCTGTGGGGACGTATCGTGTCCCTACTCATTCCCATTGTCGCGGTCATTCTGGGGCTGGGTGCTCCCATCGGTCTGATTTTCATTGAAGGGATTATCAACCCTGCCGCCTTCGGTCTTGGTCTGGTGGCGGCCGGTCTTGGATTGCTCAGCTATGCCGTGTTGACGCGCGGCCGCGTAATGGCTGCCTTCACACTTGCGTGCCTTACAGCGCCTGTTCTGTATCTCTCGCTGCATGGAACCATTTTCCCTCAATTGCGTTCTGTCTGGATATCAAACCAGCTGCAGGAAAGCGTCAATATGGTCAAGCCTTGCGAGAGCGTTGAAGTGGCCAGTGCGGGCTATAGCGAGCCGAGCCTTGTCTTCCTCATCGGAACAGACACATTGCTGACCAATGGCAAAGGTGCTGCCGACTTCGTAAAGGAAGCGGGATGTCGCCTTGCAATCGTTGAACAGCAGCAACAGCCTGCATTTCTCGATGCGTTGGGGGATAGACGAGGGGACTTTGAACAAGCTGCAACCGTTGAGGGCTATAAGCTCAATGGTGGCAAATGGCAGAGTTTCGGGCTCTATCGCTACAAGATGTAA
- a CDS encoding Sir2 family NAD-dependent protein deacetylase, producing MDFNSPEQIAKQLMELIDHSDHIIAFTGAGISTESGIPDFRSPNGLWAKMDPIMFDDFVADEETRLEDWRRRFIQNEEFLAAEANEGHKALVRLEKRGKLDCTITQNIDGLHQRSGQDPDKVIEIHGNGTVASCLDCGAEMTLSEAKRHIEATGHSPLCPNCGGMVKTAIINFGQAMPEEKMMRAMRLSGDCDLFIVLGSSLVVYPAAGLPQIAKQHGAKLVIINRDPTPLDELADMTSQQEIGSIMKLIA from the coding sequence ATGGATTTCAATAGCCCAGAACAGATTGCCAAGCAGCTCATGGAACTGATCGACCATTCCGATCATATCATCGCCTTTACCGGGGCAGGCATCAGCACTGAAAGCGGCATCCCCGATTTTCGCTCTCCCAATGGCTTATGGGCCAAGATGGATCCGATCATGTTTGATGATTTTGTTGCAGATGAAGAAACGCGTCTGGAAGACTGGCGTAGACGTTTCATTCAAAATGAAGAGTTTTTGGCAGCAGAAGCTAATGAGGGTCACAAAGCGCTCGTGCGTCTTGAAAAACGCGGGAAACTGGACTGCACAATCACCCAGAATATTGATGGACTGCATCAGAGAAGCGGCCAGGATCCGGATAAAGTCATTGAGATTCACGGCAACGGAACCGTTGCGAGTTGCCTTGATTGCGGCGCAGAAATGACCCTGTCAGAAGCAAAACGGCACATCGAAGCAACCGGCCACTCACCTCTATGTCCCAACTGCGGTGGAATGGTCAAAACGGCCATCATCAATTTTGGACAGGCGATGCCGGAAGAAAAAATGATGCGTGCGATGAGACTGTCCGGAGACTGCGATCTCTTTATCGTTCTTGGGTCTTCCTTGGTTGTCTATCCCGCTGCAGGACTTCCGCAAATTGCCAAACAGCATGGCGCTAAGCTGGTCATAATCAATAGAGATCCGACACCCCTTGACGAACTCGCCGATATGACGTCCCAACAAGAAATAGGCTCAATCATGAAATTGATAGCCTGA
- a CDS encoding TrkA family potassium uptake protein, translating to MKSRSFAVIGLGTFGSTVASELANFGNHVLGIDVNEQNVARLADTLSEAIIADGKDEAALKEAGLADYDVAIIAIGEDLEANILCTMNIKLLGVETIWVKALNKTHHRILSRLGAGRVILPEQEVGQHIAQMLHNPQVRDYVSLGNGFHVVDFKVPEVLDGKSISDPEWFTHGELRVLGFMRESQYFSGENLQATLKEGDKLLLLGKRADLRQFGDTLRGRS from the coding sequence ATGAAGAGCCGCAGCTTTGCCGTTATTGGCCTTGGCACATTTGGTAGTACGGTCGCCAGCGAGTTGGCCAATTTTGGTAATCATGTGCTGGGCATAGATGTAAACGAACAAAATGTGGCCCGTCTGGCCGATACGCTGAGTGAAGCCATCATTGCAGACGGCAAGGATGAGGCTGCTCTCAAAGAAGCCGGATTGGCGGACTATGATGTTGCGATCATTGCCATCGGCGAAGATCTGGAAGCCAACATCCTGTGCACCATGAATATCAAGCTGCTTGGCGTGGAAACCATATGGGTGAAGGCTCTCAACAAGACCCATCACAGAATTCTCTCGCGCCTGGGGGCAGGCCGCGTCATTCTGCCAGAACAGGAAGTCGGTCAGCATATCGCGCAAATGCTCCACAATCCGCAGGTGCGTGATTATGTCAGCCTTGGCAACGGTTTCCATGTGGTCGACTTCAAGGTTCCCGAAGTTCTGGATGGCAAATCCATATCAGATCCGGAATGGTTTACCCACGGAGAATTGCGCGTGCTCGGGTTTATGCGGGAAAGCCAATATTTTTCCGGCGAGAACCTACAGGCAACCCTCAAAGAAGGCGATAAACTGCTGCTGCTGGGCAAACGCGCCGATTTGAGACAGTTTGGAGACACTCTGCGTGGCCGGAGTTGA
- a CDS encoding VOC family protein, giving the protein MKYLHTMVRVSSIEESLDFYCNKLGLKEVRRSENPDGRFTLIFLSVDGELENCVELTYNWDPEEYGEGRNFGHLAYEVDNIYEFCQKLMDSGVVINRPPRDGNMAFVRSPDNISIELLQKGDPLPPAEPWASMKNTGKW; this is encoded by the coding sequence ATGAAATATCTCCATACGATGGTGCGAGTCAGCAGCATTGAAGAATCTCTTGATTTTTATTGCAACAAGCTCGGTCTGAAAGAAGTCCGCCGTTCAGAAAATCCCGATGGGCGTTTTACGCTCATTTTCCTCTCGGTTGATGGTGAGTTGGAAAATTGCGTTGAACTGACCTACAATTGGGATCCTGAAGAATATGGCGAAGGTCGCAACTTCGGCCATCTCGCCTATGAAGTAGACAATATTTATGAATTTTGTCAAAAATTGATGGACTCTGGTGTTGTTATCAACCGTCCGCCTCGCGATGGCAATATGGCCTTTGTTCGGTCTCCTGATAACATCTCCATCGAGCTGTTGCAGAAAGGCGATCCGCTGCCACCGGCTGAGCCATGGGCATCCATGAAAAATACCGGAAAGTGGTAA
- a CDS encoding cold-shock protein, which yields MGVKVVPEQQLFDIGTADDAALDVTQIAGKIKWFDVAKGFGFIVPDDNSSDILLHVTCLRRDGYRTAYEGARVVCEVLQGPKGLQALRILSMDESSAVHPSQLPPANTHVKVNPTSELEKAWVKWFNREKGFGFLTQGEGTADIFIHMETLRIYGLTELRPHQEVLVRYGPSPKGKMATEIRPSTGAHIPSSH from the coding sequence ATGGGTGTGAAAGTCGTACCAGAGCAGCAACTTTTTGACATTGGCACTGCCGATGATGCGGCATTGGACGTCACGCAAATTGCAGGCAAGATCAAATGGTTTGATGTTGCAAAAGGATTCGGTTTCATTGTGCCGGATGATAACAGCTCGGATATATTGCTCCATGTAACCTGCTTGCGCCGCGACGGATACCGCACTGCATATGAAGGCGCGCGCGTTGTCTGTGAAGTTCTACAAGGCCCAAAGGGGCTTCAGGCCCTGCGCATCCTTTCCATGGATGAGAGCAGCGCCGTTCATCCTTCCCAGCTTCCGCCAGCAAATACCCATGTCAAAGTGAACCCGACCAGCGAGTTGGAAAAAGCTTGGGTAAAATGGTTTAACCGGGAAAAAGGCTTTGGCTTTCTGACACAAGGTGAAGGCACGGCCGACATTTTCATTCATATGGAAACGCTGCGCATTTATGGCCTCACTGAATTGCGCCCGCATCAGGAAGTGCTTGTCAGATATGGCCCCAGCCCAAAAGGGAAGATGGCCACTGAAATTCGCCCGTCTACCGGTGCTCACATTCCATCATCCCATTAG
- a CDS encoding rhodanese-like domain-containing protein has product EIKKIFTDRNIPMSGPQIAFCNSGHRASLGWFVSHELLGNKDVRLYDGSMAEWTKYPDYPIAIPN; this is encoded by the coding sequence GAAATCAAAAAGATCTTTACCGACCGCAATATTCCCATGAGCGGCCCCCAGATCGCTTTCTGCAATTCTGGTCACAGAGCCTCATTGGGCTGGTTTGTCTCCCATGAATTGCTTGGCAACAAGGATGTGCGCCTATATGACGGCTCCATGGCCGAATGGACAAAATATCCCGACTATCCGATTGCCATTCCGAATTAA
- a CDS encoding TrkH family potassium uptake protein, with protein sequence MVVSHSKRKATQLPPPLVLVLLYASLIVAGTIGLKLPFATVAPIGWSDAIFTATSAVTVTGLAVLDTGRDFTLYGQIIICAMIQLGGLGLMTFAVLILSMLGLPIGFSNRNYLREDLNQTSATDLMALTKVIIRIVLLCELIGALVLSVVFIPDLGMAQGAWSAVFHSVSAFNNAGFSLYSDSLSQWAGNPLLNLTIILLFVIGGLGFTVIADVWQLRSWRKYSLHSKLMLFGTAILLVSSTLAFTLMEWNNPETLGGMNWGTKLVVSLFQAATPRTAGFNTVDMASLNDSTTLMFMILMVIGSGSTSTGGGIKVTTFIVLLLATIAFFKRQTAIDIFGRRLGADQIMKVLALAMVSLALIISGMFVMLMFHEGDFLDIAFETVSAFGTVGLSRGVTGDLDLIGRTIIMFIMFVGRVGPLTIGFVLATQKSKRISYPSGTVYLG encoded by the coding sequence ATGGTCGTATCGCACAGTAAACGCAAAGCGACACAATTGCCGCCACCCTTGGTGCTTGTCCTGCTTTATGCCTCCCTCATAGTGGCTGGAACCATCGGCCTCAAGCTGCCCTTCGCGACCGTGGCACCCATTGGCTGGTCTGACGCCATATTTACCGCCACGTCAGCGGTTACGGTCACAGGCCTGGCTGTGCTCGATACGGGCAGGGACTTCACGCTCTACGGCCAGATCATTATCTGCGCCATGATCCAGCTCGGTGGTTTGGGCTTGATGACATTTGCGGTCCTCATCCTTTCCATGCTCGGCCTTCCCATTGGTTTTTCCAATCGTAACTATTTGCGAGAAGACCTCAATCAGACGTCAGCAACTGATCTCATGGCCCTGACAAAGGTCATCATACGTATTGTGCTTCTGTGTGAACTGATCGGCGCACTTGTTCTCTCCGTCGTCTTCATTCCAGATCTGGGCATGGCGCAAGGTGCGTGGAGTGCGGTGTTCCACTCGGTTTCCGCCTTCAACAATGCCGGTTTCTCACTCTATTCGGATAGCCTCAGCCAATGGGCGGGGAATCCGCTGCTGAACCTGACAATCATCCTGCTCTTTGTGATTGGTGGACTGGGCTTTACGGTTATTGCAGATGTCTGGCAACTGCGCTCATGGCGAAAATACTCGCTACATAGCAAGTTGATGCTCTTTGGCACTGCTATTCTGCTCGTATCCTCAACTCTGGCATTCACCTTGATGGAGTGGAACAATCCCGAGACACTGGGTGGAATGAATTGGGGAACCAAGCTTGTTGTCAGTCTGTTTCAGGCGGCAACCCCTAGAACTGCGGGCTTTAACACCGTAGACATGGCCTCCCTTAATGACAGCACCACTCTGATGTTCATGATCCTGATGGTGATAGGCTCCGGCAGTACGTCCACCGGGGGAGGGATCAAGGTTACGACTTTCATCGTGCTCTTGTTGGCTACCATCGCCTTCTTCAAGCGCCAAACAGCCATCGATATTTTCGGACGCAGGCTTGGCGCCGATCAAATCATGAAGGTTCTGGCGCTGGCGATGGTATCACTCGCCCTTATAATATCGGGCATGTTTGTGATGCTAATGTTTCATGAAGGAGATTTTCTGGATATCGCCTTTGAAACCGTGTCCGCATTCGGAACAGTCGGCCTGTCCAGAGGCGTCACCGGTGATCTAGACCTGATCGGCCGCACCATCATCATGTTCATTATGTTTGTTGGGCGTGTTGGTCCTCTGACGATCGGATTCGTGCTAGCGACCCAAAAATCAAAACGGATTTCCTACCCATCCGGCACTGTCTATCTAGGATAG
- a CDS encoding monovalent cation:proton antiporter-2 (CPA2) family protein, translated as MANPTEPLFFSEAIVFLGAAVVAVPIAKRAGVGAIIGYLIAGIVIGPFGLGAIQSVEKIQPVAELGVVLLLFVLGLELNPNRLWRMKSDIFGLGTSQILLTGFVLSGVMILLGLPNTVAIIGGFGMALSSTAFAVQILKDRGDFSSVYGQRAFGILLMQDIAIVPLLAMVDILVSGGAPHAESSAWNQIGLTVTAVLLVIVVGKYLLSHLFAILANTQAREMMLAAALLVALGSAALMHWAGLSMALGSFLAGIMLAESSYRHTLEADIFPFRSLLMGLFFMTVGMTLNLPITLAYLWQIIVGVIVVMGLKGLVLWLLAKMTGSPNSDAMRIAITLPQAGEFTFVLFAAATSTGFDSDLFTVMSAVVILSMIMTPFVGKAYAAYIAHRAVSGEHEPDAAPEKFDDHAPQVLVVGFGRFGMVVAQMLMSNGLGVVAIDNNARRAVQARRLGLPVYYGDATREDVLRAAGAEDALLIALCVENEQVMAHAIELIKQCFPKAKIFCRATDRAHAVQLALSEVDYHIRETFESGITFGREALDQLGISTERIVEIETEVRQQDLERVVCDSEADAAKNSEKLKEATNADKKKMKRAVG; from the coding sequence ATGGCTAATCCCACAGAACCCCTGTTTTTCTCCGAAGCGATCGTATTTCTGGGCGCGGCTGTCGTTGCGGTTCCAATTGCAAAGAGAGCCGGGGTTGGTGCGATTATTGGCTATCTCATCGCAGGCATTGTGATTGGGCCGTTTGGGCTGGGGGCAATTCAGTCCGTTGAAAAAATCCAGCCAGTGGCCGAGTTGGGCGTCGTTTTGTTGTTGTTCGTACTGGGATTGGAACTCAATCCAAACCGGTTATGGCGCATGAAGAGCGATATATTCGGGCTGGGAACCAGCCAGATCCTGCTGACAGGATTCGTTCTTTCCGGTGTCATGATTCTGCTCGGGCTTCCCAATACGGTTGCCATCATCGGCGGCTTTGGCATGGCGCTTTCATCGACGGCATTTGCTGTGCAAATTTTGAAAGATCGGGGCGATTTTTCGTCTGTCTATGGTCAGCGTGCTTTTGGTATCTTGTTGATGCAGGATATAGCCATCGTGCCCTTGCTGGCGATGGTGGACATTCTTGTCTCTGGCGGTGCGCCGCACGCAGAAAGCTCTGCCTGGAACCAGATCGGTTTAACGGTTACTGCCGTGCTTCTGGTGATTGTCGTTGGTAAGTATCTCCTTTCCCATCTGTTTGCCATTCTGGCCAATACGCAAGCACGCGAAATGATGCTGGCGGCCGCATTATTGGTGGCGCTTGGTAGCGCAGCGCTGATGCATTGGGCCGGATTGTCTATGGCTCTGGGGTCTTTTCTGGCTGGCATCATGCTGGCGGAATCCAGTTACCGACATACGCTTGAAGCTGATATCTTTCCCTTCCGCTCGCTGTTGATGGGTCTCTTTTTCATGACGGTGGGCATGACGCTCAATTTGCCAATCACTCTGGCTTATCTCTGGCAGATTATTGTTGGTGTTATTGTGGTCATGGGGTTGAAAGGGCTGGTTTTATGGCTCCTTGCAAAGATGACTGGCTCTCCAAATTCAGATGCCATGAGGATCGCGATTACTCTTCCGCAAGCGGGTGAATTCACCTTCGTGCTTTTTGCTGCAGCCACGTCCACAGGTTTTGATAGTGATCTCTTTACGGTCATGTCCGCAGTTGTCATCCTCTCGATGATTATGACGCCGTTTGTAGGGAAGGCCTATGCTGCCTACATCGCTCATCGTGCCGTCTCCGGGGAGCATGAGCCAGACGCAGCCCCTGAGAAGTTTGACGATCACGCACCGCAGGTGCTGGTGGTAGGCTTTGGGCGTTTCGGCATGGTCGTTGCTCAGATGCTCATGTCCAATGGGCTCGGCGTCGTTGCCATCGACAATAATGCACGCAGAGCCGTTCAAGCACGCCGATTGGGCCTGCCCGTCTATTACGGGGATGCGACCCGTGAAGACGTCCTTAGGGCTGCTGGGGCTGAAGATGCTCTGCTTATTGCTTTATGCGTTGAAAATGAGCAGGTGATGGCCCATGCGATTGAACTGATCAAGCAGTGTTTTCCGAAAGCCAAAATCTTCTGCCGTGCAACAGACAGGGCCCATGCGGTTCAACTCGCCTTAAGTGAGGTCGACTACCATATTCGGGAAACCTTCGAGAGTGGTATCACCTTTGGGCGAGAGGCACTCGATCAGCTCGGGATATCTACAGAACGGATCGTCGAAATCGAAACGGAAGTCAGGCAGCAGGATTTGGAGCGTGTTGTTTGCGATTCCGAAGCGGACGCCGCTAAAAATAGTGAAAAGCTGAAAGAAGCAACCAATGCTGATAAGAAAAAGATGAAGAGAGCTGTCGGCTAG
- a CDS encoding phosphatase PAP2 family protein, with protein sequence MSLFTRVKTALVQLKSQYSAFSTLRAVRAFHARSKRYDPTIKEPDWVLVLVVTLSFIALGMLFVDEAAGYWKATLSKETYDLFQSVTRWGKSENYLVPSGLAVLITALLPWQRLSLGAKAALCQIQLAGLFIFIAVAGAGLSNNILKILFGRGRPRYFEEFGAHYFNSPGFASSFQSFPSGHSTTAGAMAIALTLLFPRLKWLWIAAGLWIAFSRVVVGAHYPSDIVAGFVYGAVFTWLLAKYSTKRRLLFRAQEGLIRLPKTGGFSFAKLMKALHMLVQKA encoded by the coding sequence ATGTCCCTGTTTACCCGTGTAAAAACCGCGCTCGTCCAGTTGAAAAGCCAGTATTCTGCCTTTTCGACTCTAAGAGCCGTTCGCGCTTTCCATGCCAGATCGAAACGGTATGACCCGACCATCAAGGAGCCCGATTGGGTGTTGGTTCTGGTGGTGACATTGAGCTTCATCGCTCTGGGCATGCTCTTTGTCGATGAGGCAGCTGGCTATTGGAAAGCAACACTCTCAAAAGAAACCTACGATCTTTTCCAAAGCGTGACACGCTGGGGCAAATCTGAGAATTATCTCGTGCCATCGGGCCTCGCGGTTCTCATTACAGCATTGCTTCCATGGCAACGCCTGAGCCTTGGTGCAAAGGCTGCCCTTTGCCAGATACAATTGGCGGGGCTTTTCATCTTTATCGCTGTTGCCGGGGCTGGACTGTCGAACAATATCCTGAAAATACTCTTTGGCCGCGGCAGACCCCGCTATTTCGAGGAGTTTGGCGCGCACTATTTCAATTCACCCGGATTTGCGTCCTCCTTTCAGAGCTTTCCTTCTGGACATTCAACGACGGCAGGCGCCATGGCCATTGCTCTTACGCTGCTGTTTCCACGCCTTAAATGGCTTTGGATCGCCGCCGGGCTCTGGATCGCCTTTTCCCGCGTTGTCGTTGGCGCGCATTATCCGTCAGATATTGTTGCAGGATTTGTCTATGGAGCGGTTTTTACATGGCTCCTTGCCAAATACAGCACAAAACGCAGGCTGCTGTTTCGTGCGCAAGAGGGATTAATCAGATTGCCAAAAACCGGCGGATTTTCCTTTGCCAAACTCATGAAAGCTCTTCACATGCTAGTGCAAAAAGCCTAA
- a CDS encoding response regulator, with protein MISPKKVRQEPRALHKMLRVLVADDSAVTRDVIRRGIRVHKNDHYLDVTYVADGSEALKVLKSRKIDVAFIDIHMPGLTGPQLVSELPNTLSKECLTVAISGRMDEKSEAVLKEFGAYHFMQKPFKAQDAADVFMTYIVMTQTYRILVVDDSATMRKLTKKILGKSRFGFEVIEADSARAALQAIVAERPSIILTDFHMPDVDGLELAGMIRSVSERIGIYMMSTSDTDHLERSAAFVGITGFLKKPFTAADIDSIMHKKLDLDTPKFGKTRPMFTFLERPVNSNQVFL; from the coding sequence ATGATTTCTCCCAAAAAGGTTCGTCAAGAGCCACGTGCTCTCCATAAGATGCTTCGGGTACTTGTTGCCGATGATAGTGCGGTTACGCGCGATGTCATCCGACGCGGCATTCGGGTTCACAAAAACGACCACTATTTGGATGTAACATATGTAGCCGATGGGTCTGAAGCACTAAAGGTTCTGAAATCGAGAAAGATTGATGTCGCCTTTATCGACATTCATATGCCCGGCCTTACCGGCCCACAGCTGGTTTCCGAATTGCCGAATACACTTTCCAAAGAGTGCTTGACTGTCGCCATTTCTGGCAGAATGGATGAAAAATCCGAAGCGGTCTTAAAGGAATTCGGTGCTTATCACTTTATGCAAAAACCGTTTAAGGCGCAGGATGCTGCCGACGTGTTCATGACCTATATCGTCATGACCCAGACTTACCGGATTCTTGTTGTTGATGATTCTGCAACAATGCGAAAACTGACCAAGAAGATCCTCGGGAAAAGCCGGTTTGGTTTTGAGGTTATTGAAGCTGACAGTGCGCGTGCTGCATTGCAGGCAATTGTCGCCGAGCGCCCAAGTATTATTTTAACCGATTTTCACATGCCTGATGTAGACGGGCTAGAACTTGCTGGCATGATACGCAGTGTATCAGAGCGCATTGGCATCTATATGATGTCGACGAGCGACACGGACCATCTGGAGCGCTCCGCCGCTTTTGTTGGCATTACGGGTTTTTTGAAAAAACCCTTCACAGCTGCCGATATCGATAGCATCATGCATAAAAAGCTAGATCTCGATACGCCAAAATTCGGCAAGACGAGGCCCATGTTTACCTTCCTTGAACGCCCCGTGAACAGCAATCAGGTTTTTCTTTAG